The DNA region TCAAGGAAAAGTCAAGTTGAAATGACCACAGCCCAATTGTGCCTGACAGCTTTCGTCTAGAGTAGCGGAAAATGATGAGCCTATCGAAGAGAGGGAAATGATGCACTACAGCAGAAACGGCGCACGCCAGTATGATACAGCAGTTAATATTACAAGGTATAGCCGCTTGTGACCAGCTGCTCACGAGGTGAGTGAGCATTGGCCACTGTGCCACATGAGCACTGCGTCATCGCTTCAGAACTGTGGCAGGGAACGGCAATTTTCTGGAGCACTACGAACTGTTCGGGCTTGGTTTTACGCCCGACACGAGCGGAGATAGCGGAGTAGTGGGCATCTCCTTTGCAAGTTACGGATGTGAGCGAGCTGTCGCTGTTCGCTCTTTCGGGGTCCTCGGGAGGGGGACAATCTTCCCGAGTCTGTGGTGTTGGATTTACAAACAAACCATTGCTGGGATGATCAATCATTTCTGAAGCGATCAAAAGCTAAAAGAGAACAAGGGAGGAACAGTGTAACACAtgtgtgggagggaggacaaCGTGTAGTCTTTATATCTGCCGTTTAATAGGGAATATGCCTAGcaggtgttgatggtggtcagTGCCCTGGGCCTGGTGTCACTgagcaccaacaacaaagatTCCGAATTTGGATCCCATGCTTCAACTGAGGTCGACTTTAGGGCGTTCATCTGATGTTTGCAAAACCAGGATGTGGCTTGTTTTCTGTACCAGAGATGGGAACGACAGTGATACAGCATCGATAGCTACAGCGGCGGTACAGGATATTGGCGAGGAGCGAGGCGCCCTCATCTATTCGTGTACTCTGAAGCCAACAGGCCAACCTGCGAAACCCCCCGAACGTCTCAGTTTCAAGAGAACAGCAACCAGCAGTAGCGCTCGCCCGGCCAATACGACAACGCCGCCCACCATGGAGCCTTGCCTTGGTTCCGCTGCTGGCCCAACACCGGTAACAGGAGATCAGCGGCCAGGCCGATGCCCATCAGGCCTCCCAACCCTTCGACGATCTTCTTTTCCGTCACCTGTCATCACAGAGAGGAGAGCCTCACTCAAGACAAGTTGGCGGCTTCCTAGTCTCTTTCCCATCTCCGGCTTCCTCACCGCAACAAGACTCTTTGAAAGACACCAACAACGATCAGGCGTTGCTTGCAAATTACCTACCGCTTACTTAAGAGCTGCAGCTGCATCTGCATGACTGGTTCctcccaccagcaccgccgccgatAGAACCCCTCGAACGAACCCCTCCCTACCCTGCGAAAATAGCCCCGCTCTCTTCGCAATCCTTCTACAACACACTCCCAGCCCCCCTCTGACTCTTGCTTTTCAGCATCTCAGCACACAAACTTTTGCTTTTCTCCAATCCAGCAAGGAGAAACAACGACTCAACTGATGGCCAGCTACAACGACCCCTACGACATCCCCACGAGGGAGCGCACAACCCGGCGCTACTACCGGGAAGAGCGCCGTGAGGACCCTCGGGCTTATGACACCCGCGACAGCTATCTTAATGTCCAGTCTTCGCGCGACCTGGTACCGCGGGCCCGCGAGGACAGTGATTTCTCCGTAGAAGAGATCCGTCGTGacttccctcctcccggcTACTCAACCCGTGATTTGCGCCGCGCCCGCTCTGCCGAACCTGGACAGTACGACGACTATGACGACCGCCGGTCTCACTACAGCCGCTATGATGACCGCAGCGCTTACGGTCATGAGCATGACCGCCGGTCTCTGAGGAGGACAGACAGCTACTACGAGGAACaacacaagaagaaggtccGCATGCTGTCGAAGCAGGAGCAAATCATTGCTGCTATCAGCGGAGCTGCCATCGCTATCGGTGGTAAGGAGCTGTATGACCGCCGCGAGGCCAACCAGGCCGGCACTCCCGAAGTTCAGCGCAACATTCTGGCTTCTGTCGCCCTCGGAGCTGCAGGCGCTCTTGCGGGATACCAGGGGACTGAGTTctacaacaagaagaaggagaaggaagagaaaaagatcTTGGCTCACCGAGGTTATTATTCGGACGATGACGGAGAAAGcgcaaaagagaagaagggccaCAAGAACTTCCTCGAGAGCGCTCTCGCTGCTGCGGGCTTGGGTGGTGCCGTCAAGGCTCTGACCggcaaggacaaggacaaggacgacAAGTCTGACACCAGGAGCCGTCGTGATACCAGCCGTTCAAAATCGAGATCGAGGTCTAGGTCCCGGTCTACCTCTCGCTCTCGGGGTGAGAAGGGCAAGGGTGAAGGCGCCAACAAGATCCAAAAGGCAGCTATGGCCTCGCTCATTGCCGGTGCCACCGAAGCATTCCGCATTTCCAAGCAGCCCGGTTCATGGAAGGGCGAGAAGGCTAAGCGCGTCTTTACTGCTGCAGCCGGTGCTGCCACACTCGACGCTGCTCAGGACACTGAGAAGGCCGGCAGCAAGCTCGGCTTGGCTGAGGCCGTCATGGGTGGTCTGCTCGGCAACCGCGTCATCAACGGTTCCAAGAAGAACATCGAGATGGATGAGAAGACAGGCCGATCGCGATCGAGATCTCGCCGGCGTTCCAGGAGTGGCGACAGCCAgagtggaggtggtgtgaGCGGTCTGGCTGCTCTTGCCACAGCTGGCTTGGGCGCCTTTGCCGGCAAGAAGATCATGGACAGCCATGAGCGGTCCAAATCTCGTGGCCGGAGCGCCGATTCATACGACAGCCGTGATGGCGATCGTCGCCGCAGCAGGAGCCGCAGCGTTGTCGACTCGGCCCGCCGAAAGATGGCCAAGATCGGCCTCGGTAATGGTcccgatgacgacgacaggGATCGTCGCAGAGACCGTAGCCGCGACCGTGACTACAGCCGCAGCCGGAGCCGTGACCGCGGATACCGGGACGACCATGACGACCGCTCTTCGCGCCGCCACAGAGATGACGACAGAGACTACGACAAACGGCGCCGCGATTCAGACTATGACGACGCCCGTTCCCACCGCAGCGGTGGAGGACGTGATCATTCACGCCGCCGGGGACACTCGCTATCAGATGACGATTTAGGGGATTCAGATGATGATAAGAGACGTGGAAGCAAGATGAGAGGTAAGCAAattctcaccaccggcctGGCCGCCGTGGCGACCATCCACGCAGCCCACAGTGTCTATTCGAGCATGGAGAAGCGAAATCTACGACACAAGGCGGTCAAAGATGGAAGATTGAGTGAAGAGcaagccaagaagatgaagaagaaggccctGCTGCAAgatgcggcggcggtgggcatTGCTGCTCTCGGTGTCAAGGGTGCCCTTCACGAGATCAAGGAAGCCCGCGAGCTGAAGCACGAGCTGCAcgagtggaaggaggagagggcagaGAGACGCAAACGGCGGCTTGAGAGGCAGCTGGAGATGGTTCACGGAGATTTCAACAGTGGTAGCGGTGGCAGCGATAGGGGTGGCGGTGACAGGCAGGTGGGAAGGCACAGGGCAGATAACTGGTCTTCCCCGAACCCTCCACAGACAGAGCGGTACTATGGCGAAGGACCTCGGTATTCTGATGGAAACCCATACGCCGCCctgcctccacctccatacgacaggaggtgaggggtggtgaagacTTATCACCATTCTTTGGATGTCACTTGTCCTACGACTCTGGCAACTATCCGTCCTACCCGCCGTGCCTCACGGCCAGCCCATGGTTTTGGGAACACACAcgccacacacacacacacacacacggaCACTGTTTGCGCACCATAAAAACCCCAGCCTCATATTAAACAACGCTTCTTAATGTCTTATTTCCGTCAACGAATCCGTGCCGCACAATTACACGCACACAAAACCTGCCACCCAACACCAGCCCCGAGCCGCCACCGCTATTCACCCACaacgccgccaccgccacacAAGCTTACGGGGGCGTCatctcaaccacctctcacattctctcacctccctctgTCACacctcatcagcagcagggTCAGTGCTCTCGGATTCTAGATTTCGAGGAGCTCTGCGGTTGCAAATGGTTAATGGCGGGCTGCTCTTTACGGACATGATgacttttgttttgcttttctATTTCCTCTCTGTTCAAACACACAAATCCAAAAACTTACTTAAAGAGCATGTTCTAATtaatctttttctttctgtgACAGATCACCGCCGTTAAACGGCATATTACGGCCAACCTCGatccagcccagcccagacCAACCAACATCAAACCCACATTCcagctttttttctttgtttgaCCCGCTCACATCATCCTGGTCGAACAGCAGGGTGGCGAGTGGGGGGATTACCCAAAACCGGGGGAGTGTCGTTTGTGCTTCGCTGCTGTgcgtgttgctgttgtgcaACATGGCACTTGAGCATATGCGGTATTGGTAATCTACAGCTCGGGTTTACTCGGGTGTTAGGATAGGGTAACGAAATGGTATCACGACCAAGTTTTCTTATCTCTCTCTTCTGTTTATGCCTTATGATCTAGACGGATTTGTTTTTTGGATGGGGGAAAGATAGGGAGGATACTTTTTGGAACAAACTGGGTTGATGATACCTTGGTATGTCTGGTTTTTGGCTGGTCTTActctctttccttcctttcctGGGAGGCATGGATCTGGTGGATGATTGAACGAGATGATGAAATGAGAATGGAGTGATGAGGAATAAATGGTATTtaggaggtggaggtggagggggatatATACGTACGGGCGGGTTTGTTGCCTTGTCTTTTTccatgtcttttttttttccattttTTGGATTTTatgatgttttcttttttggtaGTTTGAGCTTTTGTTCTTGATGCTTATGATGCTTATGAAATGTCAAAAAAATGGATGGATTAAAAGTGCTTTTTGGTATTTTCCACgcttgtgatgatggtgatttTCATGCTATGTAAATGCGCCTGTATACCTTCCCTCCTTTATGCCAACCACCTTTCCACTTCTCACAAATCATTTCCGGGTATCGTTGCTCTtaaaaccccctcccagccctcttcctcacgggcttcaccaccacccccgacgTGACCGTCTTTTTATCTTTACTCTTCCCCGCCGGAccagccttcttcaccagcttcagctcctcctcggcctgcacctcctcctcatgccTCTTTTTATCCGCCGCCATCTGCGCCTCAATCTCCATCTTTTTGTTAAACTCGGTCTCCGTGATCCTCTTCTCCCTAGCCGAAtaccccttctccttgaccgaATAAAACACCCCGCCCAGCTCGGCCAGCCAGTGAGGGTCCACCGACGTGACCGTAGACATGTACTCCTTCGACGTCAGGATCAGCTCATGATAAATAACATAATCCGGCAAGAACCCCAGCCCATAAAGCGCGCTCGTCGGGTGGAGCTGGACCGTCACCGACGTTCGCAAATTAATGTACTCGCCTATGCCCTTGACTTTGGCCGCCTGATGGTAATACCCCGAGCAGATGCACTTCCGGATCACGTCCCAGTCCGTCCCGCAGCTCACCATTTCCATCTGCTGCATCTTCATGATATCCAGCAGCTGGTCCCGGACCTCTTTCGCGCGGCGGAGGGACTTGGAGTGCAAAAAGTGCTGGACGCACCACCGGTCGCTGTACCCGTTTGCTTTCCACTGCGTGTAGACGTGGAGATAGGTCAGGTGGTCTGATTCTGGCACGAAGAACTTCTCCCGTGCGGCGTCGGATTCCTCCTGGCGTTCTTTAGGTCGGAAGAAGACGTTGGGGACGGAGAGCATCGAGACGATGGTGACCATCTCTTCGCTGCAGCCATATTGCTCCGACATGATCAGAagtttggcgagggaggggtcCATGGGGAAGGCGTTCATCTTCCGCCCCAGGTCGGTCAGCTCGCCGAGGTTGTCCAGGGCTCCCAGCGCCCACAGGTCGAACAAGGAGGTCGTGATGGTGtcttggggtggggggtcCATAAAGTCAAAGTCGAGCAGGTCTTTGACGCCGAGGGACTTGAGGAGCAAGACTGTGTTGCTCAGGTTGGTTCTTTGAATCTCGGGGATTGTGGAGATGTACATATCGTCTTTGAAGGCCTTTTCGGTGAAAAGACGGTAGGCCTGTCCGGGGCCGGTTCGCCCGGCACGACCGGAACGCTGCGATGCGTTTGCTTGCGAGATGGGGGTGATTTGTAGCGTGTCCATACCCATTCGTGGGTTGTACACTTTGAGCTTCGAGTACCCTGCGTCAACCACATACATGATACCATCGACCGTCAAACTGGTCTCGGCAATGTTGGTGGCCACGATACATTTCCGAACACCCGGGGCCGCTCGGTCGAAAATCTTGGCCTGCAAATCTGCCGGCATTTGACTGTAAATAGGGAGGATGCTGAGCTTTGGAGGATCGTTGAGCGCATCCAGGCGTTCACGGACAAGCTCACACGTTACCTCGATATCTTCCTGGCCCGTCATGAATACCAGAATATCGCCTGCTGGTTTGCCCACATGAATCGCCAGGACCTGCTGCACGGCCGCATCCACGTAGTCCTCAACAGGTGACCGGTGAAACATGACATCAACGGGGAATGTTCGACCTGGGATCGTGAACTCGGGAGCTCCGCCGTAAAAGTCGGAGAAGCGTTTGGAGTTCATCGTGGCCGAAGTCACGATCAGTTTCAGATCGCGGCGTCTCTGAAGAATCTTTTTGAACAAGCCCATGAGAACGTCGGTATTGAGCGCTCTTTCGTGGGCTTCATCCATGATGACGCACGAGTATCGATCAAGGTCCGGCTCATTCAGAGATTCTCGAAGCAACACACCATCTGTCATGTACTTGATAACGGTCTCTTTGCTGGTGCAGTCCTCGAAACGAATCGCATAGCCCACTGTACTCCCGAGTTTTACTTCCATTTCCTCAGCCACACGTTTGGCAACACTCATTGCTGCTACTCTTCGGGGCTGTGTGCACCCAATCATACCAACCTTGCCGTAGCCATCTTCATACAGAAACTGGGCCAGCTGTGTCGTTTTGCCAGAGCCTGTTTCTCCGACCACAATGACCACTTGGTTGTCTCGAATTACCCGCAGCAAATCTTCGCGAACAGCAAACGCTGGAAGATACTCCCGCTGTTCTTTCAAGGATTTGCTTTGACTGAAGTTGCTTGCGCCCTCCGATTTCTTCATATGTTCGCTGAATTTGTTCGAGTTTTGCGCCTTTCCAGATTCCTCACTCGCGATGGGAAGGGCGCTGTCGGTGTCCTCTTCTTTCACCCCCATCAAGTTACCCAGCGCAGTTCCTGCCACGTTTGTTGCCTCCTGAGCCTGTTTTGCGCGTTCTCTCTGCGTGCGCCTTTCCTTCACAACGCGACTCCCTTTCCTGCTGAAGACAGCCATATCACTTTGGGCATCTCGAACGGCAGGAATGGGCTCCAATTGCTTCGTAAAGACAGTTCGTCCGTCCAAGAACGGCGGTCGTAGGTCATGCACGAGAAGATGAACGCGGGTCCCTTCTTGGTCGTCCTCAAAATCGCGTCCCATATCTCTCCGTTGCGCCACACCGGATGTGAGCATTCTGTTGGTCTCCCACGCATCAACATCCTTTTGTTTCTGCAACTGTCGCGCGTTCATGCCGCCGCGCGAAAAGTTGGCGACCTTTTTCTCTATCAAGGCGGCCTCCCTTTCCTGCGCTGCCCAGCCTGCCTCATCGCCGAATGGATTATGGGTGTCGTCGCCAAACGTGTGTCCACCCAAgtcatcgtcaccaccataCCAATCGCGGTCGAGAGCGTTGATGGCATCTTGGTCGTCGACGCCCTCTTCTGGGCCGTCAAACTCTCGTTGCTTTGGTGTGGATGCGCCAGCCAATCTTGGGCCGGCGCGCGGTGTAGAGCTTCTCGAGTTGAAGCGGTTTTGGGGGCGGGATGGGATGTCGCTGAATCGATCGTCGTTGCGCAGTGGGTTGAAGTCCAGCTTCCTCCGCTTGTTCGAGCGGTCATCTTCGTAGTCACGGCCCATATCTACTGTTATTAACAAAAATGTATGCTGGATGGAAGTTGTTTCGTTGACTTTAGCGTTCAAGCTTTCCACAGGTTGAGTTGACGTGCAACGAATTGCGGAGCTCTCCAAGAACCCctgtcccaccaccacagcacaaGTTCCCGATAAGATAAGCCCCGCTGTCGGTCCCACTAAAAGTTGAACTGAGGAAATCCAACTTGTGAAATTTTGCGCCAGCAACATTTGTGACCACTCCAGCATCATCTTCCCAGGTCGTTGACTGCAGCTTTCGCCATGGCGTCTATGATTACTACTACTGCCTGGGTGCCCCGGGGCTTTGCGGCACCGTTCCCCAACAAGTACAagtttgacgaggaagaatATGAGCGCATCGCTGCTCTCGCCAAGCTGcagcttgatgatgccgaggaggatctgGCCGAAGCACAagaggctgagaagaaggggtcAGAAAAGtccgacaagaagaaggctgaaAGGGAAACCAAGGATGATAACACTTCAGAGTATGTGCCCCTGGGATTTCATGGGTGTGCACTTTCTAATAGTTTGAATTTAGCATCGAGATCGACGATGATCTGAAAGAATACGACCTCGAGCACTACGACGACACAGATgaggaggccggcgagggGCAGTCCATGGGCATGTTCGGCAATGTCAAGTCGCTCGCTTACTACGAATCGAACAAGGAGGACCCGTACATCACACTTGACCCTGGCgctgacgaggacgacgaagaGCGTGAGGATCTGCAAATTCTGGCTACCGATAACCTTCTGCTCGCCGCCAAGATCGAGGACGAACTTGCCCACCTTGAGGTCTATGTATACGAAGATGCTGCCGATAATCTCTACGTACATCACGATATCATGCTTCCTGCGATTCCACTGTGCGTCGAGTGGCTGGACTGCCCAGTAAACAAAGCCGGTGTCGATAAGGACTCGGCCGCCAACTTTGTCGCTATTGGGACATTCGACCCCGATATCGAGATCTGGGACTTGGATACCATTGACTGCATGTACCCAAACGCTATTCTGGGACAGGGCGCCAATCCCGAGgaggaaacaaaaaaaaagaagaaaaagaagtcgAAGAAGGCCAATGATGAATACCACGTTGATGCTGTGCTGGCGCTTGCTGCAAACAGGAAACATCGCAACCTCCTTGCTTCAGGTTCAGCAgacaagaccatcaagcTCTGGGATCTTCACACAGCCAAGTGCGCCAAGTCGTACAGCTACCATACCGACAAGGTCTGCTCGCTCGCCTGGCACGGCGTTGAGTCCACGGTGCTGTTGAGTGGCAGTTATGATCGCACAGCTGCCATTGCCGACATGCGCGCGCCTGGGGAGCAGCCAATGAGAGTCGGTGTAGAAAGCGACATCGAGACTGTCAGGTGGGATCCTCATGACCCCAACTTCTTCTATGTGTCGACTGAGAACGGTATTGTCCATTACTTCGACGCCCGCAAGGCCACCAAGGATCCTTCCGCCAGCAGCTCCGTCTGGAAGCTCCAGGCCCACGACGAGTCTGTTTCATCCTTTGATCTGAACCCGGTCATTCCAGGGTTCATGGTGACTGGTTCGACCGACAAGACCGTCAAGATTTGGGACATCACCGCTGCAGGTCCATCGCTTGTTGTCTCTCGCGATTTTGACGTTGGCAAGGTCTTCTCGACGGCTTTCGCCCCTGACCGTGAGGTCGCCTTCAGAGTTTCCATTGCCGGCAGCAATGGCAACGTCTCTGTATGggacaccagcaccaacgcCGGCGTCCGCAAGGCCTTTGCTCAAAAGGTGCCAAATCTTCCCACTCgggaggatggtgctgaAGACAGGCTGGTTGCGGTCAacaatgatgaggaggaggagagcagcagtgatgagggcgaggaagatgatgaggatgatgattcTGAGGAGGATTCGGATGAGGACGGAGACTCCATGGACGAGGATTAAGGTGGCCGGGAGTAGCTGAAGGATACCCATCTTGTCATACTATTGATAAATTCCGAGCCAATTTATGACTGTGTTATGTGATCCGTGAGATCCTTAAGAACCCATAACCAGGAGTCTTGTCCCAGGCCTAAGACTTGCGGAGGAAAATGACGATACGCTGCATGTGCCGACTTCAAGCTAACGGATGCAGACAGGTGCTAAGACCACTACCTCAGAAGTAAGAAAGTGTCTTTGGACATGAAGCTGACCGTCAGCCTTGCAGCATCATGTTTTGAAGATGCAAGCCGCACGTTTTTTTCCCTCGACAACACGGACACGGAGCGACACATGTTTCGTGAGCGGAGCATGTTTATGCTGATGGCTCGGCGATCAACGATCCCCCGGGATCGGCAAATCTTCCTAGCGATAGCATTGACAAGAGTGGGCTGGAGCTCTGATCAGTCTTGACGGCGGCTTTCCTCAGTCCAAATTTAGTCCATGGACGTTTGAGGCTCAGAGCCCATGGGCGTTTTGGGCAGACAGTTTCATATCACGAGAAGCTATCCCAGGCTGGTGGTAAGATGTTTGCTCATGCTTCACGTAACTACCAACAGCCCAAACAAGTGTTGACAAACCTTGGCGATGGATTTGTACAAGCAGCAGGCATCTCGGGCGTTGTCTTACACCGCGGCATGAA from Podospora pseudoanserina strain CBS 124.78 chromosome 1, whole genome shotgun sequence includes:
- the PRP16 gene encoding DEAH-box RNA helicase prp16 (EggNog:ENOG503NU3R; COG:A), yielding MGRDYEDDRSNKRRKLDFNPLRNDDRFSDIPSRPQNRFNSRSSTPRAGPRLAGASTPKQREFDGPEEGVDDQDAINALDRDWYGGDDDLGGHTFGDDTHNPFGDEAGWAAQEREAALIEKKVANFSRGGMNARQLQKQKDVDAWETNRMLTSGVAQRRDMGRDFEDDQEGTRVHLLVHDLRPPFLDGRTVFTKQLEPIPAVRDAQSDMAVFSRKGSRVVKERRTQRERAKQAQEATNVAGTALGNLMGVKEEDTDSALPIASEESGKAQNSNKFSEHMKKSEGASNFSQSKSLKEQREYLPAFAVREDLLRVIRDNQVVIVVGETGSGKTTQLAQFLYEDGYGKVGMIGCTQPRRVAAMSVAKRVAEEMEVKLGSTVGYAIRFEDCTSKETVIKYMTDGVLLRESLNEPDLDRYSCVIMDEAHERALNTDVLMGLFKKILQRRRDLKLIVTSATMNSKRFSDFYGGAPEFTIPGRTFPVDVMFHRSPVEDYVDAAVQQVLAIHVGKPAGDILVFMTGQEDIEVTCELVRERLDALNDPPKLSILPIYSQMPADLQAKIFDRAAPGVRKCIVATNIAETSLTVDGIMYVVDAGYSKLKVYNPRMGMDTLQITPISQANASQRSGRAGRTGPGQAYRLFTEKAFKDDMYISTIPEIQRTNLSNTVLLLKSLGVKDLLDFDFMDPPPQDTITTSLFDLWALGALDNLGELTDLGRKMNAFPMDPSLAKLLIMSEQYGCSEEMVTIVSMLSVPNVFFRPKERQEESDAAREKFFVPESDHLTYLHVYTQWKANGYSDRWCVQHFLHSKSLRRAKEVRDQLLDIMKMQQMEMVSCGTDWDVIRKCICSGYYHQAAKVKGIGEYINLRTSVTVQLHPTSALYGLGFLPDYVIYHELILTSKEYMSTVTSVDPHWLAELGGVFYSVKEKGYSAREKRITETEFNKKMEIEAQMAADKKRHEEEVQAEEELKLVKKAGPAGKSKDKKTVTSGVVVKPVRKRAGRGF
- the PWP1 gene encoding rRNA-processing protein (BUSCO:EOG09261DW8; COG:S; EggNog:ENOG503NU62), with product MASMITTTAWVPRGFAAPFPNKYKFDEEEYERIAALAKLQLDDAEEDLAEAQEAEKKGSEKSDKKKAERETKDDNTSDIEIDDDLKEYDLEHYDDTDEEAGEGQSMGMFGNVKSLAYYESNKEDPYITLDPGADEDDEEREDLQILATDNLLLAAKIEDELAHLEVYVYEDAADNLYVHHDIMLPAIPLCVEWLDCPVNKAGVDKDSAANFVAIGTFDPDIEIWDLDTIDCMYPNAILGQGANPEEETKKKKKKKSKKANDEYHVDAVLALAANRKHRNLLASGSADKTIKLWDLHTAKCAKSYSYHTDKVCSLAWHGVESTVLLSGSYDRTAAIADMRAPGEQPMRVGVESDIETVRWDPHDPNFFYVSTENGIVHYFDARKATKDPSASSSVWKLQAHDESVSSFDLNPVIPGFMVTGSTDKTVKIWDITAAGPSLVVSRDFDVGKVFSTAFAPDREVAFRVSIAGSNGNVSVWDTSTNAGVRKAFAQKVPNLPTREDGAEDRLVAVNNDEEEESSSDEGEEDDEDDDSEEDSDEDGDSMDED
- a CDS encoding hypothetical protein (EggNog:ENOG503NZ3C) — its product is MASYNDPYDIPTRERTTRRYYREERREDPRAYDTRDSYLNVQSSRDLVPRAREDSDFSVEEIRRDFPPPGYSTRDLRRARSAEPGQYDDYDDRRSHYSRYDDRSAYGHEHDRRSLRRTDSYYEEQHKKKVRMLSKQEQIIAAISGAAIAIGGKELYDRREANQAGTPEVQRNILASVALGAAGALAGYQGTEFYNKKKEKEEKKILAHRGYYSDDDGESAKEKKGHKNFLESALAAAGLGGAVKALTGKDKDKDDKSDTRSRRDTSRSKSRSRSRSRSTSRSRGEKGKGEGANKIQKAAMASLIAGATEAFRISKQPGSWKGEKAKRVFTAAAGAATLDAAQDTEKAGSKLGLAEAVMGGLLGNRVINGSKKNIEMDEKTGRSRSRSRRRSRSGDSQSGGGVSGLAALATAGLGAFAGKKIMDSHERSKSRGRSADSYDSRDGDRRRSRSRSVVDSARRKMAKIGLGNGPDDDDRDRRRDRSRDRDYSRSRSRDRGYRDDHDDRSSRRHRDDDRDYDKRRRDSDYDDARSHRSGGGRDHSRRRGHSLSDDDLGDSDDDKRRGSKMRGKQILTTGLAAVATIHAAHSVYSSMEKRNLRHKAVKDGRLSEEQAKKMKKKALLQDAAAVGIAALGVKGALHEIKEARELKHELHEWKEERAERRKRRLERQLEMVHGDFNSGSGGSDRGGGDRQVGRHRADNWSSPNPPQTERYYGEGPRYSDGNPYAALPPPPYDRR